From the genome of Edaphobacter dinghuensis, one region includes:
- a CDS encoding M48 family metallopeptidase, with protein sequence MRPVTQLALAALLIATPAAFAQVQTQTQGPVSTIPTESPIPGKPTATPDESKAAAAKAAAKTDSLPSPGEDLDPHIKKGSEDDVSAVGDRNIGGRGMGNWYSTDWEIRNGKQYSMEIEKSAHMVTDPVINEYVNRIGQNIVKNSDCKVPFTIKVIDSDEINAMALPGGFFYVNSGLILAADEEAELAGVMAHETAHVCAHHAAREMTRLNYMQIGSVPLIIFTQGSWTGYGIYEASQLAIPVTFLQFSRNFEAEADWLGLQYMYKAGYDPQAFIQFFEKLDALEKHKPGTLAKVFSDHPQTPDRIARSEEEIATIMPPRLDYIVTTSEFDDVKARLARLENKRKLNDKNGGNKPTLRRVGGTNNDPNNPNNPANSGDDRPTLSRRD encoded by the coding sequence ATGCGACCCGTCACGCAACTTGCCCTGGCCGCCCTTCTCATCGCGACCCCAGCCGCTTTTGCTCAGGTTCAAACCCAGACCCAGGGACCGGTGTCGACGATTCCAACCGAGTCGCCCATCCCCGGCAAGCCCACTGCGACCCCCGATGAGAGCAAGGCCGCTGCGGCCAAGGCTGCTGCCAAGACCGACTCCCTGCCATCACCCGGTGAAGACCTCGATCCCCACATTAAGAAGGGCAGCGAAGACGACGTCAGCGCCGTAGGCGACCGCAACATCGGCGGCCGCGGCATGGGCAACTGGTACTCCACCGACTGGGAGATCCGCAACGGCAAGCAGTACTCCATGGAGATCGAGAAGTCGGCCCACATGGTCACCGATCCCGTCATCAACGAGTACGTCAACCGCATCGGCCAGAACATCGTCAAAAACTCTGACTGCAAAGTCCCCTTCACCATCAAGGTCATCGACTCCGACGAGATCAACGCGATGGCACTTCCCGGCGGCTTCTTCTACGTCAACAGCGGCCTCATCCTCGCCGCCGACGAAGAGGCCGAGCTTGCCGGTGTGATGGCCCACGAGACCGCACACGTCTGCGCCCACCACGCCGCCCGCGAGATGACGCGGCTGAACTACATGCAGATCGGCTCCGTCCCGCTCATCATCTTCACGCAGGGCTCGTGGACCGGCTACGGCATCTACGAGGCCTCGCAACTCGCCATCCCCGTCACCTTCCTTCAGTTCTCCCGCAACTTCGAGGCCGAGGCCGACTGGCTCGGACTCCAATACATGTACAAGGCCGGCTACGATCCTCAGGCCTTCATCCAGTTCTTCGAAAAGCTCGACGCGCTCGAGAAGCACAAACCCGGCACGCTGGCCAAGGTCTTCTCCGACCATCCTCAGACGCCGGACCGCATCGCGCGTTCCGAAGAAGAGATTGCGACCATCATGCCGCCCCGGCTCGACTACATCGTCACCACCAGCGAGTTCGACGATGTCAAAGCCCGCCTTGCCCGGCTCGAAAACAAGCGCAAGCTTAACGACAAGAATGGTGGCAACAAGCCAACTCTGCGTCGCGTAGGCGGCACCAACAACGATCCCAATAACCCCAACAATCCGGCCAACTCCGGCGACGACAGGCCAACACTCAGCCGCCGCGATTAA
- a CDS encoding DUF1569 domain-containing protein: MNTLADPAVRVTLIRRFDRLTPQTSARWGTMSSTQMLRHLVLAFRMAMGECAVADAASRKFDNPLVRFVALTLPIPWPKGIKTVPEIDCAALRPSSVDFADEHAKIAVAIRCFGEVSAANLCSTHPMFGSLNRSQWMRWGFRHTDHHLRQFGC; this comes from the coding sequence TTGAATACGCTTGCAGATCCGGCGGTTCGAGTGACCCTCATCCGTCGCTTTGACAGACTTACCCCTCAAACGTCTGCGCGATGGGGCACGATGTCCTCTACGCAGATGCTTCGCCATCTTGTCCTTGCCTTTCGCATGGCGATGGGCGAATGCGCAGTCGCCGATGCTGCGTCGAGAAAGTTCGATAATCCACTTGTTCGTTTCGTTGCGCTTACTCTGCCCATCCCATGGCCTAAAGGAATCAAGACTGTTCCCGAGATCGATTGTGCTGCATTGCGGCCCTCGTCTGTGGACTTCGCGGATGAGCACGCAAAGATAGCAGTTGCCATCCGATGCTTCGGTGAGGTCTCCGCCGCAAACCTCTGTTCCACTCATCCGATGTTTGGCTCGCTCAATCGATCGCAATGGATGCGGTGGGGCTTTCGCCACACCGATCACCATCTTCGCCAGTTCGGTTGCTGA